One Dermacentor silvarum isolate Dsil-2018 chromosome 10, BIME_Dsil_1.4, whole genome shotgun sequence genomic window carries:
- the LOC125940876 gene encoding translation initiation factor IF-2-like isoform X2 yields MTRQRGGPRRRNASWLWTPRSCRRKHLLQIGGKSLCEVASYVMKAVMAHPVQVLHSRKGKRAFINLKLCRIVTDVICAKGGGGDLTQAQDFIKRLPGSVDSGGGRKRRFTETFAAEQPDGPSLQGRNHCLPTAALSLPHPCPQVPGKSTVGPSCPAAAAPAPSPAAAPAPPPAAAPGAEHPY; encoded by the exons atgacaaggcaaagaggagggccaagaaggcggaatgcgagttggctgtggacaccacggagctgtcgg cgcaagcacctcctgcaaataggagggaagtcactgtgcgaggtggcatcgtatgtcatgaaggctgtaatggcgcaccccgtccaagtgcttcatagcaggaaggggaagagggcattcatcaatttgaagttatgccggatagtcacag atgtcatctgtgcgaaagggggggggggcgacctgacacaagcacaggacttcattaagcggttgccagggtctgtggacagcggtggtggcaggaagaggcgtttcacagaaacgtttgcagcagagcagcccgatggtCCCTCCCTTcagggcaggaatcattgcctgcccactgctgccctctccctgccccacccttgccctcaggtccctggcaagtccaccgtcggcccctcctgtccggctgctgctgcccctgctccttcccctgctgcagcccctgcccctcctcctgctgctgcccctggagctgagcacccctactga
- the LOC125940876 gene encoding uncharacterized protein LOC125940876 isoform X1, whose protein sequence is MLLRVQLRHEVRVVSERLDETEPLNKTRAVSQPALSTVPPVLPRLPADSIKELEAAVRDEAVAATLRKHLLQIGGKSLCEVASYVMKAVMAHPVQVLHSRKGKRAFINLKLCRIVTDVICAKGGGGDLTQAQDFIKRLPGSVDSGGGRKRRFTETFAAEQPDGPSLQGRNHCLPTAALSLPHPCPQVPGKSTVGPSCPAAAAPAPSPAAAPAPPPAAAPGAEHPY, encoded by the exons atgctgctgcgggtgcagctgaggcatgaagtacgggtcgtgtctgagaggctggatgaaactgagcctcttaacaagacccgtgcagtgtctcagcctgccttgtcgacggtgcctccagttcttcctcggctacctgccgacagtattaaagaattagaggcagccgtgcgggatgaggctgtggctgccaccttg cgcaagcacctcctgcaaataggagggaagtcactgtgcgaggtggcatcgtatgtcatgaaggctgtaatggcgcaccccgtccaagtgcttcatagcaggaaggggaagagggcattcatcaatttgaagttatgccggatagtcacag atgtcatctgtgcgaaagggggggggggcgacctgacacaagcacaggacttcattaagcggttgccagggtctgtggacagcggtggtggcaggaagaggcgtttcacagaaacgtttgcagcagagcagcccgatggtCCCTCCCTTcagggcaggaatcattgcctgcccactgctgccctctccctgccccacccttgccctcaggtccctggcaagtccaccgtcggcccctcctgtccggctgctgctgcccctgctccttcccctgctgcagcccctgcccctcctcctgctgctgcccctggagctgagcacccctactga